The following coding sequences lie in one Lytechinus pictus isolate F3 Inbred unplaced genomic scaffold, Lp3.0 scaffold_20, whole genome shotgun sequence genomic window:
- the LOC129282512 gene encoding growth arrest-specific protein 2-like, whose amino-acid sequence MATESGTGDSLSYSKEINKSAQESLIPLTEDLAEWLSRVLDVSVEVDTLMDSLDNGVLLCKLAQLIQRKAIECQRTGHKIKDNVPQHKIKCRENATSESFFARDNIATFLSWCRELGLEDTCLFETDGLVLRRSPQNVLVCVYELARLGSRLGIEPPGLLKLEKEIEKEERNPRPVSGRKVSALDQQVQKISKQKKIVDIHRISEGKYNIGGKIVLIRMLRGRHVMVRVGGGWETLESYLDKHIVTSMKRVGRAVDLDSGETIQDDYFVMNAKYKSHSNVNNNGRT is encoded by the exons ATGGCTACTGAGAGTGGAACAGGTGATTCCTTATCTTATTCTAAGGAGATCAACAAGAGTGCACAGGAAAGTTTAATACCACTCACAGAAGACTTGGCAGAATGGCTCTCAAGGGTGTTGG ATGTCAGTGTTGAAGTTGACACTTTGATGGATTCATTAGACAATGGTGTATTGCTTTGTAAACTTGCTCAGTTAATACAAAGGAAAGCCATAGAATGCCAAAGGACAGGACATAAAATCAAAGAT AATGTACCACAACATAAAATCAAATGTCGAGAGAATGCCACATCTGAGTCTTTCTTCGCTCGTGACAACATTGCTACATTTCTTTCTTGGTGCCGGGAACTAGGATTAGAAGATACCTGTCTCTTTGAGACTGATGGGCTCG TGCTAAGAAGATCCCCACAGAATGTGTTAGTATGTGTCTATGAACTGGCTAGGCTTGGCTCAAGACTTGGCATTGAACCTCCGGGATTACTCAAACTTGAAAAAGAGATTGAGAAAGAGGAGAGGAACCCTAGACCAGTCTCAGGAAGAAAGGTCTCGGCCTTAGATCAACAG GTTCAGAAGATCTCTAAACAGAAGAAAATAGTGGACATTCATCGAATATCAGAAGGAAAATACAATATTGGAGGAAAGATTGTATTAATAAGG aTGCTGAGAGGTCGTCATGTGATGGTTCGTGTTGGAGGCGGATGGGAGACGTTGGAATCTTACCTTGATAAACACATAGTGACTTCCATGAAGCGAGTCGGTCGAGCTGTAGATCTAGACTCAGGTGAAACTATACAGGATGATTACTTTGTGATGAATGCCAAATATAAGAGCCATAGTAATGTCAACAACAATGGAAGGACATAG